Genomic segment of Alcanivorax borkumensis SK2:
CGTGTTATTGCGCTACTCAACGCCTTGATGAATCGCGAACTGGTGCATAATCGAAAAGATAACAGCATCGTCTTAGGCAGCAAGAAAGACGGTCAATGGGAACTACGCGATCCAGAAACCACCCAGCTTATTGGCCAAGTAGATAGCCGCGCTGCACGGCCAGTGATCATCAACAACCGCTTGCGTACCGTGATCAATAACCAGCTGGCACTGGCTGCTCTGAACGACCCGGACAGCGATGTTCGCTATCGGGCCGCCAACCAACTGATCGGCAATGATGATCCGGAAATGCTAACAGCGCTGGCAAGCCGCCGCGCCCAGGAAGCGGATCCTCGTGTTGCCGTACAAATTGACACCGCTCTGAATATTGCCGCCCTGCGCAGTGACGATTTGAGTACACGACTCAGCGCCATTGACACCCTCGCTGGCAACCTGCACCCAGACGTTAAGAATGCGTTCAATGAGCGCCTGCGTGTAACCCAACACCCAACAGAAAAAAAGGCACTGGAAAAAGCCATCGCCCGCATCGAAGCACGTATTGAAAGGTTCCAAACCGCCGACACCGTGTTCTTCGGTCTGAGCCTGGGCTCGGTATTGTTACTGGCCGCCATCGGCCTGGCCATTACGTTCGGGGTGATGGGCGTCATCAACATGGCCCATGGCGAACTGATCATGCTGGGCGCCTACACGACCTATGTAGTGCAACAACTGTTGCCCACCAGTCACGAATGGTCACTGCTGATTGCCATTCCCGCTGCTTTTCTTGTGTCCGCCTTTGTCGGCATACTTATCGAACGCTTTGTCATTCGCTTTCTGTATGGCCGACCACTGGAAACCCTGCTAGCGACCTTTGGGGTCAGCCTCATTTTGCAACAGGCAGTACGGGTCATTTTCTCCCCACTGAACCGCACCGTAATTACCCCGGAATGGATGAGTGGTGCATTGGAAATCAACCCCGTGTTCTCGCTGACCTACAACCGGCTGTACATTATCTTCTTTGCCTTGGCGGTTTTTCTAGCCCTTCTCACTTTGCTCAAGAAAACCCGACTGGGCCTGCAAGTCCGTGCGGTCAGCCAAAATCGCGCCACCGCCCGCAGCCTCGGTATTCGCAGTGAACGGGTCAACGCTCTCACCTTCGGGCTGGGCTCAGGCATCGCCGGAGTGGCCGGCGTCGCATTGGCACAGCTAACCAACGTGGGGCCAAACCTGGGCCAGAGCTACATCATCGACTCCTTCATGGTTGTAGTGTTCGGCGGAGTCGGCAATCTGTGGGGCACTCTCACTGCGGCCTTCAGCCTCGGCATTGCCAACAAATTACTGGAACCCATGGCCGGCGCGGTACTGGCCAAGATTGTGGTGCTGGTC
This window contains:
- the urtB gene encoding urea ABC transporter permease subunit UrtB, with amino-acid sequence MGRKFSRILIALLIALQVSVSWAEEPLQEQTTPTQPITENSEGATGIPTPTLQNILDRLTSRSFDEKEAAIRELANQDNPRVIALLNALMNRELVHNRKDNSIVLGSKKDGQWELRDPETTQLIGQVDSRAARPVIINNRLRTVINNQLALAALNDPDSDVRYRAANQLIGNDDPEMLTALASRRAQEADPRVAVQIDTALNIAALRSDDLSTRLSAIDTLAGNLHPDVKNAFNERLRVTQHPTEKKALEKAIARIEARIERFQTADTVFFGLSLGSVLLLAAIGLAITFGVMGVINMAHGELIMLGAYTTYVVQQLLPTSHEWSLLIAIPAAFLVSAFVGILIERFVIRFLYGRPLETLLATFGVSLILQQAVRVIFSPLNRTVITPEWMSGALEINPVFSLTYNRLYIIFFALAVFLALLTLLKKTRLGLQVRAVSQNRATARSLGIRSERVNALTFGLGSGIAGVAGVALAQLTNVGPNLGQSYIIDSFMVVVFGGVGNLWGTLTAAFSLGIANKLLEPMAGAVLAKIVVLVFIILFIQRKPRGLFPQRGRAAEE